GGTTTTGCTTAATGCTGCCTGGATGCCCTGTGCTCCTCCTCCACAGCACTGTGTGGCATGGTGTCCACCGTGTGGTTCCCCGTGGGAGCGCACCAGGAACAGGAGATCATGTCCTTTGGCTTCTCCCTGTACACCGGCTGGGTGGGCTCCGGCCTCTGCCTGGTGGGTGGCGCCATGGTCACCTGCTGCCATGGCGATCTCATCCGCCAACCGGAGCAGCGCTTCTACTACTCCAAGCCGGCGGCCACCATCACCACTGGCCCCCCCTCGGGGAACCACGCCAAGAGCGTGCATGTCTGAGGGGGGCAGATACATCCCCCCACCCCTACTAAGAGATttctcaatgggaaaaaaaaatggacaacAAAACAAGAACACAGGAGTGCCCCCTATATCTCATTTACAATATAGGAACATTAGACTCTGTGCATTGCATGGGTCACAAGACCACATGGTCATGTTTACTAGTCAGCAAATGAGAGGCATCCCTGCTCAGCAttacaaccacccccccccctaattTTCCACAAGTTCCTCGTTATTTATTTCACCACCCAGCTTAATGCTTCTGTCATTTACCGAGACGGGGACACTCTCCTCTCGACCCAGTGACATCAGGAGGATTTccctggatgggggggtggtgacattttttttaatgagtcaTTGTATATACAGTCATTACTGGTAACCGATACTTATTAAGCTTTTTCTCTTTTGTCTTAATAAACATGACAGATTATACTGTAGGAAAAGGGGCCTCTCTGAGAGTCTGCCACACTAATGGCTACTCCCCCTGCTGCTAAACCCATAACATTACTGCCCTCATGTCTAGACTGCTCCAACCACATGGCATATACTGAAACATAATTGCGAAAAATCAACAATTTTTAACATGTCAAGTTCTGCCTTTCCTCTGGAAATACCCTGAGAGGGGGGAACCCAAGGTCTTCAAATTGTTCTGTACAGAGACCAGCTTggatgatgtcacttcctgagCTGTGCATCTGGCTGCAGGTGTGTTTCAGCCATCTGGGAAGGCATGGCCTTTGGCTGCCTACCCAGTATGTTTAGCTACTGGGGATTATGACAGGTGGGGCTGCCCATTGTTAAGATCACCTTAATCTCTTCATGCCAcgagaaataaaatatttaccaAGGTTGACACCTATTTATTTACAGCTGTTTCAAGCTAACGAGTTATAATATTTACAGCAAATTAATTATGGATACATCCAGCCAGACATTAGCATCATATAACAAACAACCACACATGGACATGTTGGACACATGCAGGTGGCTTAATTCTTAGTTTACCTACATTAGAAGTTTGATTAACAGTTAGTGATGCTACACAGAATCACGACTAGCGTTTTATGCAGGGGCACAAATGTGAAACATTTTAGGCAAAGTAGGACCAGCCTCACCTGTGTGTTTGGTATTCTGGACCAAAGCAGATGCTTGTGATCACGTGATCACCTTGTGTTCGGATGATAGCACAGTTTAACCCTGATATACACTCAGCACACTGACGCAGACgcagagagaggcagacatTTATGAGCATCAAATCGAGCTGTGACCAGGCCCAGGGGCTGTAGTCCAGCATCTGCTTTTATTAAGCTGATCCCTTTTGGTAAAGACCCATTTCCAGTGTCATGAATCATCTGGTAAAGACAGCCGGTGCGTCAGCATGTCGAGAAACCTCCAAACAACAACCGACAAAACTTACTGCAACGTCATTCAAAAtacaacacacagacacacagagtttCTGCTGGTGAGTAATGCACAGATAGTATAATACAAAATACACATTAAAGTGCCGCTATCTGACACTAAGAAAGGTGTGAAAATCATATTATACATTTGTGACAAATTTCAAATTTTTGCCCCGGAAATATGTTTGCAAAGCCCTACCATGGGTTTGAGCAAATAGGGAAGatgcacagcagtaaaatgATGACATCAGGCTCTCCATTACAGAAACAGGCAAAGTGAAGAAGGAATACAGGGTCACGCCTCGGACTCACAGCACAGAATCCCAGACTGCCGGATGCCACAGGCACACGGGTGCGAGGCTCTCTGAGGAAGCCAGTCTGTAATTTCAATGAAACATGATCAGCTGACAGGAAATGAAGTCATTCATCAGGGGCCGTGCTGGGCTGCTGACTCATGAAAGCCATGAAATGAGCGTCCTCCTCATTCAGAGAATTAGTGGGATTTTACTTTTGCTTATTTCAGTGTAAGTCCTGAGGGCCTTGGAGAGATTTCctttttggggaggggaggggggggggatacccCGTTCCGGTAGCAGATTGACGTATCTATGATACGAGGGGATAAACCAATTAACTGAAACACAGCTGCGAGCTGAGCGACGAGCAGTGAGAGTTGTAACGATCTGAAGAGACCCAGCGTGCAGCCTGCATGAACACAGCAATCAGCAATAAGCATGCACATGAGTGTCAGGCTGGGGGGGCGTGTGCTTCTCCATACACATATGGATATGGGGGTAAAGGTCCATCCTGACTTCATACTTAtaaagcacacagacaggcaggcaaggTGCAGATTGATGGTTTCAGAACCCATGAAATAAACATACTATTGAAATAATCATctttaatgaaaacattacTTTTGAATTGCCACCGGCAGCAGATGGGAGCTAAATCAAGACTGACCTTGTAATTAAATCACCATGGATGGACCACATTCATCACATAGAAACAGCACTCTGTTGTACCTGATCACATGACTGGGGGGGGACAGGAAGGGGCGGGATTCTCTGCCACcccgctgagtcatgtgacacatcaGCAAATGCACACAAGGGGGAACGGACATCAGTGCTGGCGAACGAGGAGAGAGACCCTACTGGAAACCCAGTGCGCTACCAGTACAGGCCACATTACCCAAGGCAGCACTTACTGGTTTGGCACCATACCAGTAAAGCCACTGGTGAGTAATGCGGCGACAGGTGTAAAATCATACTAGTTTTCATGAAGATTTCAACTAGGGTGTCAGTAGGAAGAGTACAGGAAAACCCATCAACTCGGTTAAAATAGGCATTCCCCGGTAGGGGCTCCCGCCCTCGGCTGCTCGCCGGCGCCCCCTTCTGGCAAGCAGGACCGACCCTGTCCCCCATCCCCAGAGAAACGCCTAGGTCCGCCCATCTCCCTCGTCCCACTGCGGTGGGCCTGCCTGGTACTGCTGCTGGTACCCGCCCTCCTGCTGTGCCCCCCAGCCCTGGTATGGTTCATCGTCGTCCTGCGGGTAGGGGGCTGCATCCTCTGTGCCAAAGCTGTCATCCACACCGCCGTCGTAGCGCTGGTACGAGCTAGCACTCGCCTCCTCTTCGCGGGCATGCAGCTCCAGGTTGCTGTTCCACATGCCGTAGCTGAAGTAGATTACCAGCCCTGGGGAGGGCAAAGACACAGACAtgaggggggcggggtcagtGACAATGTCGTTGGGGGCTTAACCTGAGGGACAATAATTCATGCGGAGTGGCTGGCCTTATCGTTAGCCAACTATATGCtgtgaatcagtgagtgacaggcggggatactccGGCAACCAAATGGCTTTCAGCTAGGGCCTGAGGCCCTGCCCCTCTATACGCCCCCAGACAGATGAATATAGTGAGGAGGAGAAGGGGAGCTTCCTGCCCTTTACCCTGCCCATTCCCCAACCCCCTGCCTTACCCAGCAAACACCAGACGACGAAGCGGATCCAGGTGATGCGAGACAGCTTGAGCATGAGGTAGACGTTGACGATGATGGCGCAGGCCGGCACCAGGGGCACGCAGGGTGCCATGTAGGGCAGCTTGCGGGGATTCTCGGGCTGTCGCATGATGACCAACAGGAGGCTGCCGGCCACAGGCACCATCAGCAGCACGGAGAGCACCCCCCACCCGCCACCTTCGCGTTCAGCACCAAAGAACAGGAAGGCCCACACGAAgagcatcagcacactcttagTAACAATGCGGCCTGTGGCGGGTGTGGGCCTGGCAGTGCGGCCAGGCAGGCCCAGCCGAGCCCGCAGGATGTGGTACCGTGGGCCTAGAAGGCGCCGCAGCAGTGCAGTGCATATGTTGTCTGGGCCTTCATCATACAGCATCTCACCATCGCCCCCCGATGGCAGGTTCTTGGCGCCACAGGCATTGTCACCCATGCCATCGTACTCATCCTGAGTGGTGGCGCCCTGGTATGGTGATCCCTGCTGGAATGCCGGCCCATCACCCATCTTGCCGTCAGCCTCATCCTCGCCACCACCCTCGTCCTCAGGGGGGCACTCGGTGACGGTGGTGGCACCAGCATCGGGCTGGTACCGCAGCAGCAGCACGCACACAGAGACCAGCGTGTAGGCCAGCAGCGTGCCGATGGACATCATCTCAATCAGGTCACGCAGGCTCACCAGCAACGCCAGGAGGGCTGCCAGTGAGCCTGAGGCCACGCACGCCACCACCGGCGTCTCTGTGAACGGACTTACGTGTGCCAGGAACCTGCAGGTACACATTAGCCATTAGGCTTTCAGCATTAACCAATTATCCATTAGCTGTTAGCCACGTGATCACATCGCGAGGGGATCTCACCTGAAGAGCAGGCCATCGCCAGCCATAGCGTAGATGACCCGCGGCATGGGGAAGAGCGACCCCAGGAGGCTGACGGTCAGCCCAGCCACGGCGCCCACCGCCACCACAAACTTGGCAAAGCCAAAGCCATGCACTACAAACATCTCCATGAGTGGTGCATCACCGTCGATTTTGTTGTAGGGTACCAGCAAGGTCAGGATGACACTCACCTGCCAAGGgttggggtcaaaggtcatcaACCTGTTAGCATTAACATGACAAGGCTAGCTGGATGGTACCCTCGGTCATCTGGGTCACATGGAATGCTGAATACAGGGGTAATATTAGGCTTTTTAAGGTGGGGACATCAGAGGGGCCATAATCCATACAGATGGGCTGaccttattattagccaatgatatattttgaatCAATGATTTATAGAAGAAAGGCCACTccggggaccaatcagctttcagtgcTCCTGCTGCCCAGCCCCTGGCTGGGTACTCACTGAGACATAGGCGGTGAGGCAGGTGACCAGCGAGGCGGTGATGGCATAGGGTATCGATGTATTGGGGCTTTTGGCCTCCTCGCCGGTGGTGGCGATGATGTCAAAGCCAATGAAGGCATAGAAGCAGGTGGCAGCTCCCTGCATGACCTGCAAGGTAGCGAGAGAGAGTGTGAGGGGCAGCCACTCCAGAAGCCAAGGCCTTTCTGCGGCATGGAGGGGTCCTTACCCCTGTCCACCCATGGGGTAGAAAACGCCCATCACCCCAGTTAGAGGGGTTGACGAAGAAGAGTCCCGCAATCATGATGAAGACCCACACCACCAGGTTCACCACGTTCAGGATGTTGTTGAGGCCCACCGAGTTCTTCACGCCCAACGCCACGATCACCGTGACCAGGGCGGCAATGAAGAGTGCCAGGACGTCTGGGTATGACTGCTCACCCTTTCCTGCTCATCGGGGGTGGGGATCCAGAGAGACATGATCAGGCTTGCAGACAGGAGCAAGTACAGCACTATATCACTCAGACTTGCAAGGAGTGCCCTCTTGTGGACAGGCAAAACCAGATATCATTAAAGAAGTAGGTGCATGGTTTCTGTGTATTTCAATGTTTCCCAGGCAATTAGTATGGTGAAATTTTGGGGGGTGCTTATCTGAACTGCTGGAATTAGCAGCAGTAACTCACACACCAGAATGTCACTGAGAGGTATTAAATATTCACCGCCGACAGGAGCCAGCATCAGAGCTTAGATTTCAGCAACTGCACGGCTCAATTGTGGCCACATTGCTGAGGATGGCTGCTAGCTGAGTAGCCATGGTGACGACTGGGGGAAAAACATGAGAGACATGGGCTGCGAGCATGAGAAAAGCCAGATCAGGACACGGACGGGCCCTGGGGCATGACAATCCCGGCTTTCTCTCATTAACCCAAGAGCTCTTTCACTCTTTCCCCATGTTGCCCATATTCCCCACACCGTAGTTGTCCCCAGGGGTCATGTAACCAGACGTGGCAACGCCCTTGCTCACCCAGGCCATGGAGTGTGCCCAGATGGTCGATCATGAAGTGGCTGATGGAGTGATTGGCCAGTGAGTCAAACATGCTGCTGAGGGCGCTGGCACCGGCCGCCGTGCCAATCAGGTACTCCAGTACCAGGTTCCAGCCGATGAAAAAGGCCACGAACTCGCCCACCGTGACATAGCTGTAGGTGTAGGCGGAGCCTGTCGTCTTGGGCACGCGCACGCCAAACTCGGCGTAGCACACTcctgcaggggagggggggtcatgtGGCAAACAGACACGAGACAGGAGCACGCGCCTCCAACACGGACCAGGAGAGATCCACAGGCCTCTATAGCTGAGCAAGCACAGTACACAGTAGGGCTTGAACCCGGCATAGGGCTGGGCTGGAAGGCTCGTTCTGAAGCAACTGGAAAGCTCTGGACCTTACGGACCAGAGAACCATGTCTAAAGCTTAGATTCGACCTCAGTCTATAGACAACTGCCAGctacaaacaaaacacatttcacatcaACGTGAACTGCCCGCTATCCCCGGCCCCCATCCGGAAAACTCCGGGTCTCACCGGACAGGATGGATGCCATGGCGGCAATACAGAAGGACAGGATGACCCCGGCCCCCGCCATCTCCTTGGCGACCAGCCCGGCAACCACATACATGCCAGTGCCCACGCAGCTGCCCACGCCAAGCGACACCAGGTCCACGGTGGTGAGCACACGTGCCAGCTGCGTGCCGTGCGTGTCAGCACCGCTGCCGTCCAGCATGGTGTCCACAGGCTTGGTCCGCAGGACCCGTGACTGCAGCCGGTACAGCACATCACCCCACTCCACCCGCCCAGGGTGCAGCCGGGCAAAGATGGAGTTCATGGTGGGATGGTGGGGGAGGGCCTCTAGGTGTCACAGAGGCAGGGAAGCAGGTTGGACAGATCACGTGAAGTCAGCTGCGAGTCTCGATGCTGGGCACCAGAATGGAGAATGTCTCTTCCCTGGGAGAGAatgcctgcccctcccccacccttcACAAGGGATCCATGGACACACCTGCCCCCCCAATACTGGGATGGACCCTGCGGACAAACGTGAAGATTTGAATCAGAATCACCTCCACCATATTCCACCAGCAGCACTAGGTCACTCTCCCCAGGAAACTGCAGCAGCTTCTCTCTAGGGCTCTGACCCCACAACCTTCTGCCTGCCGAGGGAAACCCACCCAAAGCTGTCGATGGGACAAACACCCGAAATTCTTGGGAAACTGAAGCTCACTTTAGCTTCTGATTCGGCCACCACTGGCACGGTCGTGAGACAGAGAAGACAAGGGACGCCCCATTAAAACGAAGGCGAAAAGGTGCTATATCGGGCTGGCCAAATTTATAATCAAGTGATGACATGTCCCTGGGGTTGCTACGGTGATATGATGTCAAGCAGACTGGTTAGATAATCAGACATGCCTGACTGGGCATGGTGAATGGGCGTCAGTTCTAGGGTTGAATAGACGCCCTCATGTGGGAAAATGCGGGAAATACAGCTCACAGATACCCACCTAGGCCTCAGCTCCGGTATGTTTTACACCATGTTTTAGACCGAAAATAACTAATCGGATATGCTATAACAACCGCACACCACCCCAGCCCTGCGCTCCCTAACACACCATAATGCCAATTACCCAACTCAAAATACTAATaagttttttcccccaactTCAATATTTTATAGGCCTAAAGAATGTTAGACAATTTCACCCTCGTTTTACGTGACAGAATAACCTACACGCTGCGTAAACGTTAAACAGTTAAGGAATATTTCGGGCttttttcatactttttttGATAGGACGGAAGGAAGCCCATGCGGGCTTTAGCATTTAAAGAACTTCAGTACGACCCGAAGCCTGGAAAACCTTCAGCACCGCGGCCAGCGCCTCCCGTGTAATCGGACCACAGACCGGAACCAATTAAACTTTTAGAGGCTAGTTTATTATGAGCAGAAAATTAAACCGGTCTTCGGTTCGGAGAAACCGAATGTACATACAAACTTGGATTTTTCACACCTAGTAGTTTCTCTTCTTACTTCTCGGAATTGATGTTAACTTTTTTACATTCGCTGATTTTAGCTCCTAAcagtgaaaatattttttcctcGTCTTCGATTTATTTAATAACATTACTTACATTTTTGTGAGCATATTTCTTCCCTTTTTGAGTTGATCTGTTATGGGTAAACTCCCAACTGCTTACAACTCAATAAAGAAAACGACAAGCACGTACGTACTACActggaaaatatatatatatatatatatatataatgcatgTACACACCTCCGCAAGTTAGCTCCGCGCCGAGGTATCACCTTCACCGCGTCTCCGGGGCAGCTCTGGCAGGTGGCCGTAAGCGGCGTTTGCTGCATTTGACTCAGCAGCCTTAAGACGCCCCCAGACTCGCCATCGTTAAAAAGCCTCCTGACAGACAGAGTtgaggaaggaaaaaaagaaatcaatcaCGTTTTGCCTGATTTGTAAAAGTCTGGCTGACACCATCCGAGCCGGACAAGTGCGGTGCGGAGGGGGTGCGGGCTCGTGGCTGGGGCCGACGGCGCGTGCATAATTCAGGGACCGTACCACGTGACTCGGAACACCTTTATTATTTAGTAGCGGTGACGCTCTGATGACAGCTGTTTCGGCTGTTAACGCGATCCCCTTTCCGGGTGGTAGGCACGCAGGGACGGCATGGAACAACCTCATCGGGGGAAGATATAAGATGTTTAAAGTCTTATATACAGCTTACTTCGGAACCAAAAGTCAAGTGAATGTCAAATAATTCTAAATAACCTAAGAAACGTTGCAATTTGGTTATGCCGAGTACCACGCAGCACCTCCAACGAGGTGCATAAACAATTTATGGTACGGTTTGACTATAAAGACTAGCAGGTTAAAAGGAAAACCTGAATATTCCTTCTGAGATCCTAAACTCTAACATTCAATATCGAAAAAAAGTCTATCTTCCTTCCAAAAATAGAAGAAATTCCACAACATTTCCTGGTCAAAAACcaggcgcgcgcacacacacacacacacacacacaaaacatccCTGATATAGGGAATCTCTGGAAAAGGAAGTGTATATCAACGACCTTCGCTCCCATCACAGCTGTGGGCCTTGATGTGCCACCACGTAAAAaacaccaacacacacaaacacacacacacacccccctcccactccaTTTGGTCACATGTGGCCAGGGTCACCACATAGGGGCAGCCTATCAACTGTCAGTGTGGAGAGCGGCAAGATGCGGCCCCAGTGACGGCCTGCAGAGCAGCCATTTTCATCATGCTGGGCGAAGCAGCCAGAGTCTATGCAGATGGATCAGCGGGGTGGAAAACCCTACCTGCTCTATGAGGAGCGTAAGGGGATCCGGGAGGAGCTGGACTCAGTGTCAGCACTGCCAGCCACTGCAAAAATAACCCACGGGGAGATCTGCCAATAGGAAGAGGCCCCCGCTCTGTAAATGATGGCACTGCAGGAGGAGGGTGGGGCAATGAAGCAGgactgggaggggggcactCATAGATATACCGCCAAAGAGCAGAACAGTGACAGGCCTGCATCCACACAGAGCAGCCCAGAACCCGGTTCCTAAGCACCCCTACGGGGACGTCCTGAGTCCGCAGAGATAGGCTGGACTGGCCACAGTCTCTGTAGGACGGAAGTATTCAAAACTGTGGTGTACCGCGCCCTGGTGGGGTTCGAAGGAATTACAGGAAGGGGGTGCAGCTGAggggaaataaaaaaacaaagatcTGTGTGGGGGAGTTTGAGGTAGGGGCCGACGTATTTCAAAATTGTGATCTTTAGAAATATTGTTTTTCCAGGCTCTGATAAGCTGTGTGTTGGAAAACAGGCAGGAATATATCAGCTGTAGGGGGGCTGTCAAAAAGAGCTTGAATAGCGCTGCTGTAGAAATCGGCGTTTCCTCATAATCAAAAAATGTAATTGCATAATTCACTAGAAATGTTCTGCATCATGGTTAGAATTACAAGGAGTGCAGTTCCCAGATGGATTCTCCGGATCGGAGGCTGGCCAGGCCTCTGGGCCGACCTTCCCCTTCTCATCAGCAGGAAGCCAAAAACAACAGAGAAGTCGAGCTGAGCCCAGGTGAGGCTCTGTGGAGGTCAGGCAGGAAGGCAGGCGGCCCATAAGGAGCCATCCAGTGCCCCTGGGGGCGGTGCTCCGCCCCCGATTGTTGGGGCTTTCAGAACCTGCACATGCACGCAAACCGCATTCTAAACAGAGACGCTGCCAAAACCTCCAAAGTCTCACTGCAGCCTGTTTGCACAAGTCACAGAGCGGAAGGGGGGATCAGCAGGCCAGAGCACGTGCTGCACAACCATCACAGAAGCTGACTGCCGGCCAGCAACTGTAATCAGCCAGCTCACTGCCCCCCGGCCACCGACACAATGCCAAATGTTTCTCCGGGTACCTCTGTGTTCCGAAAATGGTTGTGGTTTGTCCCAGCATTCCGTCAAGGTCCCGACCCCccgtttcccagcatgcaccttgCAGGATCCGCTCCAGGTGCCTACCATCCTGACAGGAGACGGCAGTTTCCTGGAAGCCGATCAGTGACAGACAATGGGTTGACAGACGGGGTCTTGTTTTCATGGAGATGGAGGTCATCGGGATGTTGTCACAAGGGTGGGGTCATGTACCGGACCACAATTGTGGTGCTCCCCCCAAAACATCACTCGCACCTGCCTGCTTATTTGGGCCAATGCTGCCCATCCTGGTCCAGGCCAGGATCTGGCTCCAAAAACATAAAGCTGGGTGAGCGCTGATGGTTATGTGTCAGTAGCAGTCAGTAACGGCCAGTAGGGGTCAGTGACAGTTCATATCTATCAGCAGGGTTTGGTAATGATCAGTAGCAGGGGCGTTATCAGACCTATTTTAGCCCCCCTAAATAATTTACTGGCTTAAGTCAGGAATAGTTTGCCATCAGCTTCCCATCCTCCCAGTAAAGACTCAGCTCCCCTATCCATTCATCCCTAACTACGCCCCTGATCAGTAGGGGTAAGTAATGGCCAGTAGCAGGGGTGTTGTCAGGCCTATTTTAGGGGCTTTAGGAGGGCACCTCAGCAGCCGTGGGAGGGTATCGAGGGTCATTGCGTCACAGGGTGTAACAGGAACACAGAGCCCTGCTGTCGGGTGATCGGCCACAGTGTGACCCCTGGGGTCATGGGGACAAACCCCCAAAGCCAATTAAAGGGGAGATAGCTGCAGGAGAGAATCATCGCTTTTGGGAACATGCTGACTGTTTGATCCCAGACCTCGTATTTCCTGTCACCCACCCACACTTTATGACACCTCCCTGTCCTGGCACATACATGCAGCTAGGAGAAGTCTACAGCCCTAAGTTTGTTCTCTAAATTTGTCTGTCATtcactttgtttttttgtgtaaaCCAAAGGAACCCAGCATTCCGAGCcagaatgacccccccccctccctactGGAAAACAAGTAAAAAAACTTTGCAGTGCAACTGTGAGAGACGAGATACTACACCTGCGATCCAGACTCTGCTCTGATGGAGCACAGAAACCCGAGAAGGAgcaggcagtcaaagaaagcagctagaggtcgaccgatatatcggccggccgatatatcgggccgatatttagcattttttaatgtatcggcatcggccgatatccgagtgtactacgccgattttcagacaggcacgtctgcgggcagcccagtgttattgtggaacacgtgacccatgctgccttgtgcaggaccacagccagaagttttggaagagtcctgggataaaacggtaaggcttaaattctgatctttcaattgcctgtttatttaagtagtttgctatgaaatgttgctttaaaagaaaacgcgaattacgctattggaaactggggtaatgataatgagccttcaaccaactgtagcttacaggtaacattaagtaTCAtcgattctaatagagttcgttttgtgcgcttattggtgggctcacagacgtttctTAATCgttaaaagtcattttaattgttaacattttaattattaccatatcagcccgatgttatcagttatgttttttttcttgtgttggagagtttcactctgtgagtgtgtggggcggagcaggcagct
The Paramormyrops kingsleyae isolate MSU_618 chromosome 4, PKINGS_0.4, whole genome shotgun sequence genome window above contains:
- the LOC111853451 gene encoding probable cationic amino acid transporter yields the protein MNSIFARLHPGRVEWGDVLYRLQSRVLRTKPVDTMLDGSGADTHGTQLARVLTTVDLVSLGVGSCVGTGMYVVAGLVAKEMAGAGVILSFCIAAMASILSGVCYAEFGVRVPKTTGSAYTYSYVTVGEFVAFFIGWNLVLEYLIGTAAGASALSSMFDSLANHSISHFMIDHLGTLHGLGKGEQSYPDVLALFIAALVTVIVALGVKNSVGLNNILNVVNLVVWVFIMIAGLFFVNPSNWGDGRFLPHGWTGVMQGAATCFYAFIGFDIIATTGEEAKSPNTSIPYAITASLVTCLTAYVSVSVILTLLVPYNKIDGDAPLMEMFVVHGFGFAKFVVAVGAVAGLTVSLLGSLFPMPRVIYAMAGDGLLFRFLAHVSPFTETPVVACVASGSLAALLALLVSLRDLIEMMSIGTLLAYTLVSVCVLLLRYQPDAGATTVTECPPEDEGGGEDEADGKMGDGPAFQQGSPYQGATTQDEYDGMGDNACGAKNLPSGGDGEMLYDEGPDNICTALLRRLLGPRYHILRARLGLPGRTARPTPATGRIVTKSVLMLFVWAFLFFGAEREGGGWGVLSVLLMVPVAGSLLLVIMRQPENPRKLPYMAPCVPLVPACAIIVNVYLMLKLSRITWIRFVVWCLLGLVIYFSYGMWNSNLELHAREEEASASSYQRYDGGVDDSFGTEDAAPYPQDDDEPYQGWGAQQEGGYQQQYQAGPPQWDEGDGRT